One genomic segment of Acidobacteriota bacterium includes these proteins:
- a CDS encoding aldehyde dehydrogenase family protein has product MSPATPPLPLLAERSVPDFEGPHGFLDGEPEDGRGAPFETVFPVTGEVLATLPSANPEDVDRAVISARRCFRLGSWRRLDGERRAEVFERLAEILLARQDELVQQILFDNGKTAGEARIDVLAAVGGCQRAAARCRQEAERRLPAERGVDKLVWREPVGVVAGLTPYNAPLMFASLKALPALAMGNSVVLKVSERAPLVARELCRAASEAGLQPGALNLVHGGVETAAALSAHSDVDLISITGGTTAGTAVMQAAAPTIKNLLLELGGKSAHIILADADLDQAVAAAVAGIFRNAGQRCFSGSRLLVDRRIADEVEARVIAAAEALVVGDPFDPATQVGPMIDQRAVQAAEQFVARAVADGVHLATGGTPVPELGGGSFFRPTVLTGAHARSYAAQEELFGPVLTVLRVDGVDQAIAVANDSPYGLAGGVWTGDEPTALRIAREVRCGYFWINTYGAIFGDVPFGGYGRSGLGREAGEEGFDAYSEQKTVLIDRQGGASAPMF; this is encoded by the coding sequence TTGAGTCCAGCGACGCCTCCCCTGCCGCTGCTCGCCGAGCGTTCGGTGCCGGACTTCGAGGGCCCCCACGGCTTTCTCGACGGCGAGCCGGAGGATGGTCGGGGGGCGCCCTTCGAAACCGTCTTCCCGGTCACCGGCGAAGTCCTGGCGACGCTGCCGTCGGCGAATCCCGAGGACGTCGACCGCGCCGTCATCTCGGCGCGGCGCTGTTTCCGCCTGGGAAGCTGGCGCCGCCTCGACGGTGAGCGGCGCGCCGAGGTCTTCGAGCGTCTCGCCGAGATCCTGCTGGCGCGTCAGGACGAGCTGGTCCAGCAGATCTTGTTCGACAATGGCAAGACCGCCGGCGAAGCGCGCATCGACGTGCTGGCGGCGGTCGGTGGCTGCCAGCGAGCCGCGGCGCGCTGCCGTCAAGAGGCCGAGCGGCGGCTGCCGGCGGAGCGCGGCGTCGACAAGCTGGTCTGGCGCGAGCCGGTCGGCGTCGTCGCCGGCTTGACCCCCTACAACGCGCCGCTGATGTTCGCCTCCCTGAAGGCGCTGCCGGCCCTGGCGATGGGCAACTCGGTGGTGCTCAAGGTCTCCGAGAGGGCTCCTCTGGTGGCGCGCGAGCTCTGCCGCGCCGCCAGCGAGGCGGGGTTGCAGCCCGGTGCCCTCAACCTGGTCCACGGCGGCGTCGAAACCGCCGCGGCGCTGAGCGCTCACTCGGACGTCGACCTGATCAGCATCACCGGCGGCACCACCGCCGGCACCGCCGTCATGCAGGCGGCGGCGCCGACGATCAAGAACCTGCTCCTCGAGCTGGGCGGCAAATCAGCCCACATCATCCTCGCCGACGCCGACCTCGATCAGGCCGTCGCCGCCGCCGTCGCGGGCATCTTCCGCAACGCCGGCCAGCGCTGCTTCTCGGGCTCCCGTCTGCTGGTCGACCGGCGCATCGCCGACGAAGTCGAAGCCCGCGTCATCGCCGCTGCGGAAGCGCTGGTCGTCGGTGATCCCTTCGACCCGGCCACCCAGGTCGGGCCGATGATCGACCAACGCGCCGTCCAGGCGGCCGAGCAATTCGTCGCCCGCGCCGTCGCCGACGGCGTCCACCTCGCCACCGGCGGCACCCCGGTCCCCGAGCTCGGCGGCGGCAGCTTCTTCCGCCCCACCGTCCTCACCGGCGCCCACGCTCGCTCCTACGCCGCCCAGGAAGAGCTCTTCGGCCCCGTCCTCACGGTGTTGCGCGTCGACGGCGTCGACCAGGCCATCGCCGTCGCCAACGACAGTCCCTACGGCCTGGCCGGCGGCGTCTGGACCGGCGACGAGCCCACCGCCTTGCGCATCGCCCGAGAAGTTCGCTGCGGCTACTTCTGGATCAACACCTACGGCGCCATCTTCGGCGACGTCCCCTTCGGCGGCTACGGCCGCTCCGGCCTCGGCCGCGAAGCCGGCGAGGAAGGCTTCGACGCCTACAGCGAGCAAAAAACCGTCCTCATCGACCGCCAAGGCGGCGCCTCCGCCCCCATGTTCTAG
- a CDS encoding DUF4437 domain-containing protein: protein MGRPHIEPLVDRDVTSKPLRLPGWKRGITYRTLSMDPINGSCTQVVEFEGGFKQPGGFSNSEFELFILDGSLTIGGKQYTKDHYFFVPPGYRMDAISTKEGCKAIWFFNDHYPDWVAASAHRDRKVKKSEFISTASNDEIRWIVPMMVPQTEPGVFIKILRMEEITGAFTGLYIMVPGFWQDNISYHDCMEESYHIWGESWMMQFGYLPTGGYFYRPPYISHGPFQCEYGTYAIFRTDSWLVNHFHFNPWTNVEENRERVLNKVKARQPLLADWSYLNPNEFVP from the coding sequence ATGGGTCGTCCCCACATCGAGCCGTTGGTCGATCGCGACGTGACGTCGAAGCCGCTGCGCCTGCCCGGTTGGAAGCGCGGCATCACCTACCGCACCCTGAGCATGGACCCGATCAACGGCTCCTGCACCCAGGTGGTCGAGTTCGAAGGCGGCTTCAAGCAGCCGGGCGGATTCTCGAACAGCGAGTTCGAGCTCTTCATCCTCGACGGCAGCCTGACCATTGGCGGCAAGCAATACACCAAGGACCACTACTTCTTCGTTCCTCCGGGCTACCGCATGGATGCCATTTCGACCAAGGAAGGCTGCAAGGCGATCTGGTTCTTCAACGACCACTACCCGGACTGGGTGGCGGCCTCGGCGCATCGCGATCGCAAGGTCAAGAAGAGCGAGTTCATCAGCACCGCGTCGAACGACGAGATCCGCTGGATCGTGCCCATGATGGTGCCCCAGACGGAGCCCGGGGTGTTCATCAAGATCCTGCGCATGGAGGAGATCACCGGCGCCTTCACCGGCCTTTACATCATGGTGCCGGGCTTCTGGCAGGACAACATTTCGTACCACGACTGTATGGAGGAGTCGTACCACATCTGGGGCGAGTCCTGGATGATGCAGTTCGGCTACCTGCCGACCGGTGGCTACTTCTACCGGCCGCCCTACATCAGCCATGGTCCCTTCCAGTGCGAGTACGGCACCTACGCCATCTTCCGCACCGACTCCTGGCTGGTGAATCACTTCCATTTCAACCCCTGGACCAACGTCGAGGAGAACCGCGAGCGGGTGCTCAACAAGGTCAAGGCGCGGCAGCCGCTGCTCGCCGACTGGAGCTACCTCAACCCGAACGAGTTCGTGCCGTGA
- a CDS encoding MmgE/PrpD family protein, whose translation MSSPTLAQQLAEMVAGVSAEALPAAVESSLRERILDTVGLCLAARPLPTSPMAHAVAQQWGGSPEARLIGWPERLPPAAAAFVNGVLAHSLDFDDTHLPSVLHPSAALVPAGLAVGEAVGATLPELLAALAGGYEVDIRTGMAAYDRELGNSVFFERGWHATSICGALGAAAVAARLFGLGADGIAHALGIACSMGAGIIEANRAGGSVKRLHCGWAAHAGVVAAQCARAGVTGPPTALEGRFGFYQAYCGGALVADEITAGLGRDWSIPGIFYKPYPANHFTHAGIDAARSLRGEIDPAAIERIDLGVASPTLRTIGEPRHEKLRPQSGYHGQFSGPFTVAAALLGGGGLGLWLDDFSDDKVRDRRYLEIADKVHCYANAECDAIFPNQFPAVLTVTTADGQVIERKVLANRGGPDNPLSIDELKTKFFANAGRLLDEATAQTLAASILDPSPRPVGELLAPLDDAVFREIAAEAPPTPSAIHS comes from the coding sequence GTGAGCAGCCCGACTCTCGCTCAGCAGCTTGCCGAGATGGTCGCCGGTGTCTCCGCCGAAGCGCTGCCGGCGGCGGTCGAAAGCAGCCTGCGGGAGCGCATTCTCGACACCGTCGGGCTGTGCCTGGCGGCGCGGCCGCTGCCCACCAGTCCGATGGCCCACGCCGTCGCTCAGCAGTGGGGTGGCTCTCCGGAGGCCCGCCTGATCGGCTGGCCGGAGCGCCTGCCGCCGGCGGCCGCCGCCTTCGTTAACGGCGTTCTGGCCCATTCCCTCGATTTCGATGACACCCACCTGCCCTCGGTGCTCCATCCGAGCGCCGCTCTGGTGCCGGCGGGGCTGGCCGTCGGCGAGGCGGTGGGGGCGACTTTGCCGGAGCTTCTGGCGGCCCTCGCCGGTGGCTACGAGGTCGACATCCGCACCGGCATGGCGGCCTACGATCGCGAGCTCGGCAACTCGGTGTTCTTCGAGCGCGGCTGGCACGCCACCTCGATCTGCGGTGCCCTTGGGGCCGCCGCCGTCGCGGCGCGCCTCTTCGGCCTCGGCGCCGACGGCATCGCCCACGCCCTCGGCATTGCCTGCTCGATGGGGGCCGGCATCATCGAGGCCAATCGCGCCGGCGGTTCCGTCAAGCGTTTGCACTGCGGCTGGGCGGCCCATGCCGGGGTGGTGGCGGCGCAGTGTGCCCGCGCCGGCGTCACCGGTCCGCCGACCGCCCTCGAAGGGCGCTTTGGCTTCTACCAGGCCTACTGCGGCGGCGCCCTGGTCGCCGACGAGATCACCGCCGGTCTGGGCCGCGACTGGTCGATTCCGGGGATCTTCTACAAGCCCTATCCGGCGAATCACTTCACCCACGCCGGCATCGACGCCGCTCGCTCCCTGCGCGGCGAGATCGACCCGGCGGCGATCGAGCGCATCGATCTCGGAGTGGCCAGCCCGACCTTGCGCACCATCGGCGAGCCGCGGCACGAGAAATTGCGCCCGCAGTCCGGCTACCACGGCCAGTTCAGCGGTCCCTTCACGGTCGCCGCGGCGCTCCTGGGGGGCGGCGGCCTCGGCCTGTGGCTCGACGACTTCAGCGACGACAAAGTGCGCGATCGGCGCTACCTCGAGATCGCCGACAAGGTGCATTGCTATGCCAACGCCGAGTGCGACGCCATCTTCCCGAACCAGTTCCCGGCGGTGCTGACGGTGACCACCGCCGACGGCCAGGTGATCGAGCGCAAGGTGCTCGCCAACCGCGGCGGCCCCGACAATCCGTTGAGCATCGATGAGCTCAAGACCAAGTTTTTCGCCAACGCCGGTCGCCTCCTCGACGAGGCGACGGCGCAAACCCTGGCGGCGTCGATCCTCGATCCGTCGCCGCGTCCGGTGGGAGAGCTGCTGGCTCCCCTCGACGACGCCGTTTTCCGGGAGATCGCTGCCGAGGCGCCTCCCACACCGTCCGCGATCCACTCCTGA
- a CDS encoding cyclase family protein, which produces MKLWQRLAAARVIDLAQPLEATMPVSPNHPGFKLALMRRHGDAVRADGGSAANEMMLLGGHSGTHIDALCHVSHDGRLYGDEDAQAAQQGGRFRVHGVETIAPCFCRGVMLDLAGLLGVPVVSPSAPITADHLAAAAERQGVEVRAGDAVLLHTGWTAHWGDAKTFLGAEGGAPGPDPSAARWLVERRIRLSGAETVAYEHIPPGRGHALLPVHRIFLVEAGIHILEMMNLAELAADGISEFTFVLTPLKVVGATGVPVRPLALVEEAS; this is translated from the coding sequence ATGAAGCTCTGGCAACGGCTGGCGGCGGCGCGGGTGATCGACCTCGCCCAACCCCTCGAGGCGACCATGCCGGTGTCGCCCAACCATCCCGGCTTCAAGCTCGCCTTGATGCGGCGCCACGGTGACGCGGTGCGCGCCGACGGCGGCTCCGCCGCCAACGAGATGATGCTCTTGGGCGGCCACAGCGGCACCCACATCGACGCTCTCTGTCACGTCTCCCACGACGGCCGCCTCTACGGCGATGAAGATGCCCAGGCGGCGCAGCAGGGCGGCCGCTTCCGGGTCCACGGCGTCGAGACCATCGCGCCCTGCTTCTGCCGTGGCGTCATGCTCGATCTGGCCGGCCTCCTCGGTGTGCCGGTGGTCAGCCCCAGCGCGCCGATCACCGCCGATCACCTCGCCGCCGCGGCCGAACGACAGGGGGTCGAGGTACGCGCCGGCGATGCGGTGCTGCTGCACACCGGCTGGACCGCCCACTGGGGGGACGCCAAGACCTTTCTCGGTGCCGAGGGCGGGGCGCCGGGTCCCGATCCATCGGCGGCCCGCTGGCTGGTGGAGCGCCGGATTCGTCTCAGCGGTGCCGAGACGGTGGCCTACGAGCACATCCCGCCGGGGCGCGGCCACGCTCTCTTGCCGGTGCACCGCATCTTTCTGGTCGAGGCCGGCATCCACATCCTCGAGATGATGAATCTCGCCGAGCTCGCCGCCGACGGCATCAGCGAGTTCACCTTCGTGCTGACGCCCCTCAAGGTGGTCGGTGCCACCGGCGTTCCGGTGCGTCCCCTGGCCCTGGTCGAGGAGGCCTCGTGA
- a CDS encoding CoA ester lyase has translation MSAAGAGLSARSYLFAPGNDERLLGKVFDAGADAVVLDLEDAVPVAQKARARDLVVAALATRDTTAGPQVWVRINGLDSELWRHDVAALAELPLTGLRVPKAEDPQAVAGLAATLGESSAVRLTLTIESARGVLAAGELAAVERVDRFAFGAADYVADVGADGADPRATLWARSRLVAVSAAHRLLPPIAPAYTALADEAGLEATTREAKALGFFGRSCLHPRQLATVHRVFTPTAEEIAAARQVVAALEAARAAGRAVAVDASGRFLDPAVVRRAERVLALAEAFAAEPIPQGLVR, from the coding sequence GTGAGCGCCGCCGGTGCCGGATTGTCGGCGCGCTCCTACCTGTTCGCGCCGGGCAATGACGAGCGCTTGCTCGGCAAGGTCTTCGATGCCGGTGCCGACGCCGTCGTGCTCGATCTCGAAGACGCTGTGCCGGTGGCCCAGAAAGCGCGCGCGCGCGACTTGGTGGTGGCGGCTCTCGCCACTCGCGACACGACCGCCGGACCGCAGGTGTGGGTGCGCATCAACGGACTCGACAGCGAGCTGTGGCGCCACGATGTCGCGGCCCTTGCGGAGCTGCCCTTGACCGGATTGCGAGTCCCCAAGGCCGAAGATCCGCAGGCGGTGGCCGGGCTGGCGGCGACTCTCGGCGAAAGCTCGGCTGTGCGCCTGACCCTCACCATCGAAAGCGCCCGCGGTGTGCTGGCGGCCGGCGAGCTGGCGGCGGTGGAGCGGGTCGACCGCTTCGCCTTCGGGGCGGCGGACTATGTCGCCGACGTGGGCGCCGACGGCGCCGATCCGCGCGCCACCCTGTGGGCCCGCTCGCGGCTCGTCGCCGTCTCCGCGGCTCACCGCCTGCTGCCGCCGATCGCGCCGGCCTACACCGCCCTCGCCGACGAGGCCGGCCTCGAGGCCACCACCCGCGAGGCCAAGGCACTGGGCTTCTTCGGTCGCTCCTGCCTCCACCCGCGCCAGCTCGCCACGGTGCACCGGGTGTTCACACCGACGGCGGAGGAGATCGCCGCCGCGCGCCAGGTGGTGGCGGCCCTCGAGGCGGCCCGGGCCGCCGGTCGCGCCGTGGCGGTGGACGCGAGCGGCCGCTTCCTCGATCCGGCGGTGGTGCGTCGCGCCGAGCGGGTTTTGGCTCTCGCCGAGGCCTTCGCCGCGGAGCCGATTCCGCAGGGGTTGGTGCGATGA
- a CDS encoding CoA transferase: MTEETQPKGPLAGLRVIDAATLFAGPLAATLLADFGADVIKLEHPKGDPVRLHGHRKDGVNLWWKMIGRNKRTATLNLSQARGQELMRRLVTSADVLIENFRPGTLERWGLAPETLHQLNPRLVIVRVTGFGQIGPYRNRPGFGTLAEAMSGFAAITGEPDGPPTLPPFGLADGITALATASATMFALHGRGPEGGGQVIDMAIIEPILTILGPQPTWFDQLGVVQERRGNRSVNNAPRNTYRTADGHWVAISTSAQNVAERVMRLVGHPEVIAEPWFASGAERAKHAEALDAMVGGWIAERPRDEVVRAFEEAQAAVAPIYDIRDIYQDPQFQALDTITTVEDDELGPLRMQNVLARFSATPGSIRWAGRAIGADNAEVYGELGLGAEELADLAAGGVL; encoded by the coding sequence ATGACCGAAGAAACACAGCCGAAGGGGCCCCTCGCGGGGTTGCGAGTGATCGACGCGGCGACGCTGTTCGCCGGTCCCCTCGCCGCCACCCTGCTCGCCGACTTCGGGGCCGACGTCATCAAGCTCGAGCATCCCAAAGGTGATCCGGTGCGCCTCCACGGTCACCGCAAGGACGGCGTCAACCTGTGGTGGAAGATGATCGGTCGCAACAAGCGCACCGCGACCCTCAATCTCAGCCAGGCGCGCGGCCAGGAGTTGATGCGCCGGTTGGTGACCAGCGCCGACGTCTTGATCGAGAACTTTCGGCCCGGCACCCTCGAGCGCTGGGGCCTGGCGCCGGAGACGCTGCACCAGCTCAATCCGCGGCTGGTGATCGTGCGGGTCACCGGCTTCGGCCAGATCGGGCCTTACCGCAACCGGCCCGGATTCGGCACTCTGGCGGAGGCGATGAGCGGCTTCGCCGCGATCACCGGCGAGCCGGACGGCCCGCCGACCCTGCCGCCCTTTGGCCTCGCCGATGGCATCACTGCACTGGCCACCGCCTCGGCCACCATGTTCGCTCTCCACGGCCGCGGTCCCGAGGGGGGCGGCCAGGTGATCGACATGGCGATCATCGAGCCCATCTTGACCATCCTCGGTCCTCAGCCCACCTGGTTCGATCAGCTCGGCGTGGTGCAGGAGCGGCGCGGCAATCGCTCGGTCAACAACGCGCCGCGCAACACCTACCGCACCGCCGACGGCCACTGGGTGGCGATCTCGACCTCGGCTCAGAACGTCGCCGAGCGGGTGATGCGCCTGGTGGGACATCCGGAGGTCATCGCCGAGCCCTGGTTCGCTTCCGGTGCCGAGCGGGCGAAGCACGCCGAGGCGCTCGATGCGATGGTCGGTGGCTGGATCGCCGAGCGGCCGCGGGACGAGGTGGTGCGCGCCTTCGAAGAGGCGCAGGCGGCGGTGGCGCCGATCTACGACATCCGCGACATCTACCAGGATCCCCAGTTCCAGGCCCTCGACACCATCACCACCGTCGAGGACGACGAGCTCGGCCCGCTGCGCATGCAAAACGTGCTGGCGCGCTTCTCGGCGACGCCGGGGAGCATCCGCTGGGCCGGCCGCGCCATCGGGGCCGACAACGCCGAGGTCTACGGCGAGCTCGGATTGGGGGCGGAGGAGCTCGCCGACCTCGCTGCCGGGGGTGTGCTGTGA
- a CDS encoding FAD-dependent oxidoreductase, with product MSRHAAFSATCSQARGPTITDFDLLIVGAGTAGMPCALAAAGAGGRVLLVEKTDVVGGTLHLSAGHLAAAGTQRQRQHGIEDHPDLHFAEVMRISRGRARRDLVRRAVDLAPETLDWLDDHGFDFADDCPRIVHGHEPYDVARTVYGNDEARSILAVLAPLLELEERRGGVEVRLATEVEELLTDAAGAVVGARLRGPGGAAEVRAAATVLTCGGFGASPQRFAELHRRPLVSAARLSSTGDALVLTAGLDAAVTGEDCYIPTFGGLPAIDDPGRVQWHDRPRLVASERPPWEIYVGRSGERFVAEDEPSIHAKESALAALPDLTFFQVFDEIGIASSPEIVAGWTAGDLRRAAAERPGVFVGDTWQALAARAGIDAAGLVAAVESYNRAVATGDDPTFGRRHLPAALIKPPFYALQNHGITLITFAGLDVDEGLAVRRAGGGVIPGLYAAGEALGAAATCGKAFCGGMMLTPALSFGRWLGERLVRRP from the coding sequence ATAAGCCGCCACGCGGCTTTTTCAGCAACCTGCTCGCAGGCGCGAGGACCGACCATTACCGATTTCGACCTGCTGATCGTTGGTGCCGGCACCGCCGGCATGCCCTGCGCCCTGGCGGCGGCTGGCGCCGGTGGCCGGGTGCTGCTGGTGGAAAAAACCGACGTCGTCGGCGGAACGCTGCACCTCTCGGCCGGTCATCTGGCGGCGGCGGGGACTCAGCGTCAGCGTCAGCACGGCATCGAAGACCACCCCGATCTTCACTTCGCCGAGGTGATGCGGATCAGCCGCGGCCGGGCCCGCCGCGATCTGGTGCGGCGTGCCGTCGACCTCGCGCCAGAAACCCTCGACTGGCTCGACGACCACGGCTTCGACTTCGCCGACGACTGCCCGCGCATCGTCCACGGCCACGAGCCCTACGACGTCGCCCGCACCGTCTACGGAAACGACGAGGCGCGCTCCATCCTGGCGGTGTTGGCGCCGCTGCTCGAGCTCGAGGAGCGGCGTGGTGGTGTCGAGGTGCGGTTGGCGACGGAGGTCGAAGAGCTGCTCACCGATGCGGCGGGGGCGGTGGTGGGCGCTCGCCTGCGTGGGCCCGGTGGCGCTGCGGAGGTGCGCGCCGCGGCCACCGTGCTCACCTGCGGCGGCTTCGGCGCCTCGCCGCAGCGCTTCGCCGAGCTCCACCGGCGACCCCTGGTCTCGGCAGCGCGGCTCTCGTCGACTGGCGACGCCTTGGTCCTCACCGCCGGGCTCGACGCCGCCGTCACCGGTGAGGATTGCTACATCCCGACCTTCGGCGGCCTGCCCGCGATCGACGATCCGGGCCGCGTGCAGTGGCACGACCGGCCGCGGCTGGTGGCCTCCGAGCGGCCGCCGTGGGAAATCTATGTCGGCCGTTCCGGCGAGCGCTTCGTGGCCGAAGACGAACCCTCGATCCACGCCAAGGAATCGGCCCTGGCGGCGCTGCCGGACCTCACCTTCTTCCAGGTCTTCGACGAGATCGGTATCGCAAGCTCGCCGGAGATCGTCGCCGGCTGGACCGCCGGGGATCTGCGCCGGGCGGCCGCCGAGCGCCCCGGCGTCTTTGTCGGCGATACGTGGCAAGCGCTCGCCGCCCGGGCCGGCATCGACGCCGCCGGCCTGGTGGCCGCCGTCGAGTCCTACAACCGCGCCGTCGCGACTGGCGACGACCCGACCTTCGGCCGCCGGCACCTGCCGGCCGCTCTCATAAAGCCGCCCTTCTACGCGCTGCAAAACCACGGCATCACCTTGATCACCTTCGCCGGCCTCGACGTCGACGAGGGTCTCGCCGTTCGGCGCGCCGGCGGCGGTGTCATCCCGGGTCTCTATGCCGCCGGCGAAGCCCTCGGGGCGGCCGCCACCTGCGGCAAGGCCTTCTGTGGTGGCATGATGTTGACGCCGGCCCTGAGCTTCGGCCGCTGGCTCGGCGAGCGCCTGGTTCGCCGCCCCTGA
- a CDS encoding DUF5060 domain-containing protein has translation MLRERTALPFLTLVLLLAPAAQAADVTEFVLIDATNDQAIAAFDPLEDGATLDLILLPTDQLNIEARVDGAVGSVVFSLTGVAGENRTENVAPYALFGDSGGDFNAWTAIPGDFRLTAQSFSQSNGAGTAGVERVIDFSIIDGPLPPDGDGSVEVFGGEAGAPTAMRRWHRVTLSLAGPGASETSSPNPFLDYRLQVELTAPDGRLFNVPGYFAGDGVGGAVGNRWLAHLAPDMVGTWLYEVSLRQGAEVAVDLADTAGAAVMPYDGTSGSFTVSESTAVAPDLKAPNRGLIKNRGHHYLTDSQGRVWLKGGPNIPENLLGYTGFDNTPSAGHDFDAHLGDWRPGDPDWNGGAGRALIGALNYIADRGANVVYFLPMNLFGDANDTFPTISGAAKTRYDLSKLAQWEIAFGHAQSRGIFLHFVLAETESGNENYHDGGDLGPERKLYYRMLNARFGHHNGLEWNLGEENDYGTAKREEFAAYLKAIDPYDHPVTTHTHGNQYEGFYAPLLGNGDFDLTSFQGNTSRRAMFDLAADWRQRSAAAGAPWMVSFDEPQKIENDVTDQAAGYPHGRRDKLWPLFLGGGGGFEWYVQQDGGGHSFDQAIDDFAALDAALTWTGHLLAFLGDLPLLQMTPDRSLVSSSASGEAYALALEGEVYALYHDRAGGPLSLDLTAVSASDTFTVRWFDPRLGGALQIGSVAEVTGGAVVDLGSAPHTAANDWACLVTRSDDLPFADGFESGDTTAWDATVGGGP, from the coding sequence ATGCTTCGAGAACGCACCGCCTTGCCCTTCCTCACCCTAGTCCTACTGCTGGCGCCCGCGGCCCAAGCCGCCGACGTCACCGAATTCGTCCTCATCGACGCCACCAACGACCAGGCCATCGCCGCCTTCGACCCTCTCGAAGACGGTGCCACCCTCGACCTGATTCTGCTACCCACCGACCAGCTCAACATCGAAGCCCGGGTCGACGGCGCGGTCGGCAGCGTGGTGTTCTCCCTCACCGGGGTCGCGGGCGAGAACCGCACCGAGAACGTCGCCCCCTATGCCCTCTTCGGCGATTCGGGCGGCGATTTCAACGCCTGGACCGCGATCCCCGGGGATTTTCGCCTGACGGCGCAGAGCTTCTCGCAGAGCAATGGCGCCGGAACCGCGGGAGTCGAGCGGGTGATCGACTTCTCGATCATCGATGGTCCGTTGCCTCCGGACGGTGACGGCTCCGTCGAGGTCTTCGGCGGCGAGGCGGGCGCACCGACCGCCATGCGCCGCTGGCACCGCGTCACCCTCTCCCTCGCCGGCCCCGGCGCCAGCGAAACCTCGAGCCCGAACCCGTTCCTCGACTACCGCCTGCAGGTCGAGCTCACCGCACCGGACGGCCGCCTGTTCAACGTACCCGGCTACTTCGCGGGCGATGGCGTCGGCGGCGCTGTCGGCAACCGCTGGCTGGCCCACCTGGCGCCGGACATGGTCGGAACCTGGCTCTATGAGGTCTCGCTGCGACAGGGGGCGGAAGTGGCGGTCGATCTCGCCGACACCGCCGGCGCGGCGGTGATGCCCTACGACGGCACCTCCGGTAGCTTCACGGTCAGCGAGTCGACCGCCGTCGCGCCGGACCTCAAGGCTCCGAATCGCGGCCTGATCAAGAATCGCGGTCACCACTACCTGACCGATTCCCAGGGCAGGGTGTGGCTCAAAGGCGGCCCCAACATTCCCGAGAACCTGCTCGGCTACACCGGCTTCGACAACACGCCCAGCGCCGGTCACGACTTCGATGCCCACCTCGGCGACTGGCGGCCCGGAGATCCGGACTGGAACGGCGGCGCCGGTCGTGCCCTGATCGGTGCCCTCAACTACATCGCCGACCGCGGCGCCAACGTCGTCTACTTCCTGCCGATGAATCTCTTCGGCGACGCCAACGACACCTTTCCCACCATCTCCGGAGCCGCCAAGACACGCTACGACCTGTCGAAGCTGGCGCAGTGGGAGATCGCCTTCGGCCATGCTCAGAGCCGCGGCATCTTCCTCCACTTCGTGCTCGCCGAGACCGAGAGCGGCAACGAGAACTACCACGACGGCGGCGACTTGGGTCCGGAGCGTAAGCTCTACTACCGCATGCTGAACGCCCGCTTCGGTCACCACAACGGCCTGGAGTGGAACCTTGGTGAGGAAAACGACTACGGCACCGCCAAGCGCGAGGAGTTCGCCGCCTACCTCAAGGCCATCGACCCTTACGATCATCCGGTGACCACCCACACCCACGGCAACCAGTACGAAGGTTTCTACGCGCCGCTGCTGGGCAACGGCGACTTCGACCTGACCTCCTTCCAGGGCAACACCTCGCGGCGCGCCATGTTCGATCTCGCCGCCGACTGGCGTCAGCGCTCGGCCGCCGCCGGGGCGCCCTGGATGGTGAGCTTCGACGAGCCGCAGAAGATCGAGAACGACGTCACCGACCAGGCCGCCGGCTACCCGCATGGCCGTCGCGACAAGCTCTGGCCGCTTTTTCTCGGCGGTGGCGGCGGCTTCGAGTGGTACGTGCAGCAGGACGGCGGCGGGCACAGCTTCGATCAGGCGATCGACGACTTCGCGGCCCTCGACGCGGCGCTCACCTGGACCGGCCACCTGCTGGCTTTCCTGGGTGATCTGCCCTTGCTGCAGATGACCCCGGACCGCTCGCTGGTGTCGTCGAGCGCTTCCGGCGAGGCCTATGCCCTCGCCCTCGAAGGCGAGGTCTACGCCCTCTACCACGATCGCGCCGGCGGTCCCCTGTCCCTCGATCTCACCGCGGTCTCGGCCTCCGACACCTTCACCGTGCGCTGGTTCGATCCACGCCTCGGCGGCGCCCTTCAGATCGGCTCCGTCGCCGAGGTGACCGGTGGCGCGGTGGTCGACCTGGGCAGCGCGCCACACACCGCGGCGAATGACTGGGCCTGCCTGGTGACTCGCAGCGACGATCTGCCCTTCGCCGATGGCTTCGAGTCCGGCGACACCACCGCTTGGGACGCCACCGTCGGAGGCGGCCCATGA